One window of Cryptobacterium curtum DSM 15641 genomic DNA carries:
- a CDS encoding MarR family winged helix-turn-helix transcriptional regulator, which yields MPYEQLKLDNQVCFPLYAAARDIVRHYKPFLDKLDLTYTQYIALMVLWEEDSASIKELGGRLYLDSGTLTPLCKKLEAKGLVKRVRDEKDERNVIVSLTPKGRALEHKAADIPGLMAQSGCMPLTAEERDVLRKLLYKTLHGLDATDA from the coding sequence ATGCCTTACGAACAATTAAAACTCGACAACCAGGTTTGTTTCCCACTGTACGCCGCTGCCCGCGATATCGTGCGGCATTACAAGCCCTTCCTCGATAAGCTTGATCTTACCTACACGCAGTACATCGCGCTTATGGTGTTGTGGGAAGAAGACAGTGCCTCTATTAAAGAACTTGGAGGACGCCTTTACCTTGACAGTGGTACCTTGACACCCCTATGCAAGAAGCTCGAAGCAAAAGGTCTTGTCAAGCGCGTGCGAGACGAAAAAGACGAGCGTAACGTAATCGTGTCGCTTACTCCAAAGGGCCGTGCACTCGAGCACAAAGCGGCCGATATCCCAGGGTTGATGGCTCAGTCGGGTTGCATGCCGCTGACTGCCGAAGAGCGAGATGTACTGCGCAAACTGCTGTATAAAACGCTTCATGGTCTCGACGCAACCGACGCGTAA
- a CDS encoding PIN domain-containing protein, with protein MPSKKINTIIDETVILRYLLNDNKAQARQARKIIETGIACTYPEIIARVAVCLRDVHRVPRTVIAASLIALLDEVNVPEEAVVRYASRLFGSSPLDYVDCLMVARNTVSGIPFVSFDKPIMKRTFTV; from the coding sequence ATGCCAAGTAAAAAAATCAATACGATCATCGATGAAACCGTTATTCTGCGGTACCTACTTAACGACAACAAGGCGCAGGCACGCCAAGCACGTAAGATTATAGAGACAGGAATTGCTTGTACCTATCCGGAAATTATCGCACGTGTGGCAGTATGTTTACGCGATGTGCACCGCGTGCCACGCACGGTTATCGCCGCTTCACTTATTGCACTGCTCGATGAAGTAAATGTTCCTGAAGAGGCAGTGGTGCGCTATGCTTCCCGCTTATTTGGATCGTCCCCACTTGATTACGTCGACTGCCTTATGGTGGCACGCAATACTGTTTCAGGGATTCCCTTTGTCTCGTTCGACAAGCCCATCATGAAACGAACTTTTACTGTATAG
- a CDS encoding type II toxin-antitoxin system RelB/DinJ family antitoxin translates to MSKDSIIQVRISEHDKLEADELFTTMGTSTSEAVRLFIRQCLIHQRIPFEVCLPAKKTRGKAAGMLAEYASGGHRGEERSAWLKALTKSPDFLIGNSQATNPDGDRAYRN, encoded by the coding sequence ATGTCCAAAGATAGCATTATTCAGGTCCGTATCAGTGAACATGACAAGCTAGAAGCTGATGAATTATTCACCACCATGGGAACTTCTACTTCTGAAGCAGTTCGCCTTTTTATTCGTCAATGCCTCATTCATCAACGCATTCCTTTTGAAGTATGCTTGCCTGCTAAAAAGACACGTGGAAAGGCTGCTGGTATGCTCGCTGAATACGCAAGCGGCGGGCACCGAGGAGAAGAGCGGTCGGCATGGTTGAAGGCGCTTACAAAATCCCCCGATTTTCTTATTGGAAACAGCCAAGCCACTAACCCTGACGGCGATCGTGCATATCGAAACTAG
- a CDS encoding 4Fe-4S dicluster domain-containing protein — protein METEMAEGVCVVADPDVCIGCRTCMAACLAKHDVIDDVAVARLNLVSTLMISAPVACRHCVDAPCAAVCPTEALYREEGGRVAIREENCIGCRNCVMACPYGAVSVVMRDVTTKLGDLVIERHEKPTVVKCDLCADRLGGPACIEACPTKGLVLIDKVKLQNYSQNENRATSQSSVA, from the coding sequence ATGGAAACAGAAATGGCTGAAGGCGTTTGTGTCGTAGCTGATCCTGATGTATGCATTGGATGTCGTACATGTATGGCGGCTTGTTTGGCGAAGCATGACGTAATTGATGATGTTGCAGTTGCTCGCCTCAATCTAGTATCGACCCTTATGATTTCAGCGCCTGTCGCATGTCGGCATTGCGTTGATGCGCCCTGTGCAGCGGTTTGTCCGACCGAGGCGCTGTATCGCGAAGAGGGTGGACGAGTGGCCATTCGGGAAGAAAATTGCATCGGTTGTCGTAATTGCGTTATGGCATGTCCATATGGTGCAGTTTCAGTTGTGATGCGCGATGTCACCACAAAACTTGGTGATCTAGTTATCGAGCGCCACGAGAAACCTACTGTAGTGAAATGCGATCTTTGCGCAGACCGTCTTGGTGGTCCGGCATGTATCGAAGCGTGTCCGACAAAGGGATTGGTTTTAATCGATAAGGTAAAACTTCAGAATTACTCGCAGAATGAAAACCGCGCGACCTCTCAATCGAGCGTCGCTTAA
- a CDS encoding formate dehydrogenase H subunit alpha, selenocysteine-containing codes for MERHMAVCPYCGAGCKLDLLVDDNGKVVGAEGLDGVTNQGELCLKGLHGYDFINDTKILTPRIYHPMIRRTKGAPLERVSWDEALDFTAKKLTEIKEKYGPDSIMLTGSSRGPGNEANFVMQKFTRACIGTNNIDNCARTUHGPTVIGLMDTVGSGCMSVSIPGMEDAECIMLFGYNPSASHPIVSRRIVRAKEKGAKIIVVDPRVIETARIADIHLQINNGCNIAFLNAFANAIVTENLHDKQFIEEHTNGFDEWWETIKNYTPESVEHITGVDPELMRRAARMYATAKTSILGWGMGVAQQKQNVPTVHTLAAIACISHQIGKPNAGLAPVRGQNNVQGSCDMGMLPNLYPGYQKATDIKVREKFAKAWNVPLERLSDHDGYKLTDVGHNVDEGKVHAFYNFGEDPLQTEPDAIDLKRQLQDLDLFICQDIFMTQTTMLADVIFPGTSWGEHDGVFTASDRTFQRFTAAVPPKGECRHDWQIFQDLSTRMGYPMHYNDTKEIWDEVRELCPTFYGATYEKMAGVGHAQWPIRNIEDEGTRDMFLGGQFTTPDHKAVLMAHDWEPPTELPDDEYPLILCTVREVGHYSCRSMTGNCRTLAVLADEPGEIHIHPDDAAARGINDGELVRAHSRRGEAMTRAVVDPRINKGTVYMTYQWWIGKCNNLTLHAVDPRSHTPEDKFSACQVDAIEDQVWAEQRLQEMYDQLKEDLVETASAQDMEPGQEAKLSRQTANAIV; via the coding sequence ATGGAGCGACATATGGCTGTCTGTCCGTACTGCGGTGCGGGCTGCAAGCTGGATCTTCTCGTTGATGACAATGGTAAAGTTGTCGGTGCTGAGGGCCTTGATGGTGTTACAAACCAGGGAGAATTATGCCTCAAGGGCCTGCACGGCTACGATTTCATCAACGATACAAAGATCCTGACGCCGCGTATCTATCACCCCATGATTCGCCGTACAAAGGGAGCACCCCTCGAGCGTGTCAGCTGGGATGAGGCACTTGATTTTACAGCGAAGAAGCTTACTGAAATCAAAGAAAAGTATGGTCCCGATTCGATCATGTTGACAGGATCATCGCGTGGACCAGGCAACGAAGCAAACTTCGTTATGCAGAAGTTTACTCGTGCTTGCATTGGAACAAACAATATCGATAACTGCGCTCGAACTTGACACGGTCCTACAGTCATCGGTCTGATGGACACAGTTGGCTCAGGTTGCATGAGCGTTAGCATTCCGGGCATGGAAGATGCCGAATGCATTATGTTATTTGGTTACAATCCAAGTGCTTCGCACCCCATCGTGTCACGCCGCATTGTGCGTGCCAAAGAAAAGGGTGCCAAGATCATTGTCGTCGATCCGCGCGTTATTGAAACAGCACGTATCGCTGACATCCATCTGCAGATTAATAATGGCTGCAATATTGCCTTCCTCAATGCATTTGCTAATGCTATTGTTACGGAAAATCTGCATGACAAACAATTCATCGAAGAGCATACGAATGGCTTCGATGAGTGGTGGGAAACCATCAAAAACTACACTCCCGAATCAGTTGAACACATCACGGGTGTTGACCCTGAACTGATGCGTCGTGCGGCACGTATGTATGCAACTGCCAAGACTTCCATTCTTGGGTGGGGCATGGGCGTTGCTCAGCAGAAGCAAAACGTTCCTACAGTTCATACGCTGGCTGCAATCGCTTGTATCTCGCATCAAATTGGCAAGCCGAATGCTGGCTTAGCTCCGGTGCGTGGTCAGAACAACGTGCAGGGTTCCTGCGATATGGGTATGTTGCCTAACTTGTATCCCGGTTATCAAAAGGCTACCGATATCAAGGTTCGCGAAAAGTTTGCTAAGGCTTGGAATGTTCCGCTTGAACGTTTGTCCGATCACGATGGTTACAAGCTAACCGACGTGGGCCACAATGTGGATGAGGGTAAGGTTCATGCGTTCTACAACTTCGGTGAGGACCCCTTGCAGACTGAACCCGATGCGATTGATCTGAAGCGTCAGCTTCAAGACCTCGATCTGTTTATTTGCCAGGACATCTTCATGACGCAGACCACCATGCTGGCTGACGTTATCTTCCCGGGTACTAGCTGGGGCGAACATGATGGCGTCTTTACTGCTTCTGACCGTACCTTCCAGCGCTTTACTGCGGCGGTACCTCCAAAGGGAGAATGTCGTCACGACTGGCAAATCTTCCAGGATCTTTCCACGCGTATGGGCTATCCCATGCACTACAACGACACGAAGGAAATCTGGGACGAAGTCCGCGAGCTCTGTCCGACCTTCTACGGGGCAACATATGAAAAGATGGCGGGTGTGGGTCATGCTCAGTGGCCTATTCGCAACATCGAAGACGAAGGCACGCGCGATATGTTCCTTGGTGGTCAGTTCACAACGCCTGATCACAAGGCTGTCTTAATGGCTCACGATTGGGAGCCACCAACCGAGCTGCCTGACGATGAGTATCCACTCATTCTGTGCACCGTTCGCGAAGTGGGTCACTATTCTTGTCGTTCTATGACTGGCAACTGCCGCACGCTTGCAGTGCTTGCTGACGAGCCTGGTGAGATTCACATTCATCCTGATGATGCGGCAGCCCGCGGTATCAATGATGGTGAACTCGTTCGTGCGCATTCGCGCCGTGGCGAAGCAATGACTCGCGCCGTGGTTGATCCTCGTATCAACAAAGGTACCGTTTACATGACCTACCAGTGGTGGATTGGCAAGTGCAACAACTTAACGTTACATGCAGTCGACCCTCGTTCTCATACACCTGAAGATAAATTTAGTGCGTGCCAGGTCGATGCGATAGAAGACCAGGTTTGGGCAGAACAGCGCTTACAGGAAATGTATGACCAGCTGAAGGAAGACCTTGTAGAGACGGCCTCTGCGCAGGATATGGAACCTGGCCAAGAGGCGAAACTTTCTCGTCAGACGGCTAACGCCATAGTCTAG
- a CDS encoding 4Fe-4S dicluster domain-containing protein encodes MNRFIAINPDKCIGCGTCRAACSDGHREVGLQEEPRLSVVMTRDISAAITCHHCAGAPCLAVCPVNAITRENGSIQVNEQTCIGCKLCGIVCPFGAIHPSGTGIQGVAGMAMGTPTYSRTLDPLLRWEIGVYTCAVKCDLCSYDPEHGPHCVPACPTNALEYVTEGTADESVRTKRIQTATDQEVINAEIKAARKEVQR; translated from the coding sequence GTGAATCGTTTTATTGCAATAAACCCTGATAAGTGCATTGGCTGTGGCACTTGTCGCGCGGCGTGCAGTGACGGCCATCGAGAGGTGGGGCTGCAGGAGGAACCGCGCTTATCCGTGGTGATGACCAGGGATATTTCAGCAGCTATAACCTGTCATCATTGTGCTGGCGCACCTTGCTTGGCTGTATGTCCAGTGAATGCAATCACGCGTGAGAATGGATCTATCCAAGTAAACGAGCAAACTTGCATTGGCTGCAAGCTGTGCGGCATCGTATGCCCCTTTGGTGCGATTCATCCTTCAGGAACAGGCATCCAGGGTGTTGCGGGCATGGCAATGGGAACGCCGACGTATTCGAGAACACTTGATCCACTATTGCGGTGGGAAATCGGTGTGTACACCTGTGCGGTCAAATGTGATCTGTGCTCATACGATCCAGAGCATGGTCCGCATTGTGTGCCTGCTTGTCCAACAAACGCTCTGGAATACGTTACAGAAGGTACTGCTGATGAATCAGTGCGTACCAAGCGCATTCAGACAGCTACCGATCAAGAAGTTATAAACGCTGAGATCAAAGCAGCGCGGAAGGAGGTTCAACGATGA